The stretch of DNA gaCACATTTatgacatttatttatttataaaataaaatcttagaAAATCTGAAAGAGCTTGCTTACCAACGTAAGAACTATTTCATTCATTACGTCTTAATTACTCGATTCTGGTTGATCGTCTGTGTCAAGTTCGCCGGAACTTTCGTCAGATtcaacctaaaaaaaaaagatattttatttattacacgttATATGAAAGAATTTCGTAAAACATACCTTGTCTCCTAATTCAATTAATCGTTCTCTGtacaatgtaattttattatcttgatCCGTCATGAGTTCTAAGAGATCTTCTTggtctttctttaatttctctaGTTCGTCTGTCTTCagttttaattgatattcCAGTTCCGATTCcctgttttctttatttttttcattgtgCTGTTGCACTATGTACGTATATTCGGCTAAACGGTTTTCTAAATCTGCaaccattattttatatgtctGCAATTCCTTTTCCAAATCGAGATTGTTACTAGAAGTAATTGTTTCCTTTCCATCGCCTATATTAGCTTGTGCAGCTCGAAGAACTAAATTTTGATCTCGTAAATGACTAACGGTCGAACGAAGATCTTCGATTTGTGCCTGCaacaacgttaaaaaatttttttgttaaatatataagcttttttttataaaaaaaaattctatttaccTCAAGGTCttgcttttcttttgtaaGACAATTATTAGCTTGATTTAGTTTTTGAATTTGTGTATCTTGGTCTCTGATCAAATCTTTATACTGTGTAACTAATATGTTATCGGGTAAGTTCATCACAGATAATTGATTCTTATTTTGATGTTCATTATTAACGTCTATCAccgattttattataacgcctagaaaaaaaaaatattgcatttaaaagaaaattaataatattagtttttaagaaatttaaatatttgtacaatgaaaagcagatatggcatttgttGCGACGAGCGGCTGGCGTACATGACTTTtccctctctcggccgccgagtgcgGGGAGGGGTAGTAGATAGTAGGCCGCGTTCCTCCTCAAtcctctgtgaccggtgctccgcaacacatctacgcgcgcgcttcgtgtgagattcgacgtaCATTAcaccaagatcacgtacgctagccgccgtcgcagcaccacgaacgtCATTTCTAACGATGAATGTACATAAATACCTTCTAAACTTTTTAGTAATCTACAAAATTCATAATCAAGCAAAAGTTCCGATGGATTTTTAGCTGATGACTGTGGGTGTTTTAATGTTCGGGAATATATCTCGTGCCTGGCGATACCACCGATTGCATCTTGAAACTTTTCAAAACCTATTctgttttcaattaaattgcacattttttcctaaaaaatacaaaaaaattatttaatatactacaaggtaaatttaattcttcgtcCCGTGTatagattttcaaatttacaaGTTACGAACAGACAATACAAATTTcaaagtttcttaattataattttttgcgaTTTTAGTACCCacctaaaatatttaacaaaaaaaaagaatgttaaCAAGTTAAAATATAGACTTTATAAATCAGTTTGTGCTTACTTTCGTATAAGTAGGTACACTATTATCGTTGAAGTGCACGCAAATACCAATAAGCAAAGCGCACATGCTTTGCAGCAGTATCTCTTGTAAGTCATCGTTATTTTCTTGCGAGGATAAAAGAGCCATTAAATATGCCACCGAAGATTCGATAGCTAGGAATGATTTTACCGCGAGCGGACAATACGAGATCCATCGGCAAAGTAAAATTAGCAGGCCTAATTTACACTGCGTTTTGTTACCCTGCTGTAAAAGCATAACGCATTGCTGCATAAGCGTCACTGGTGGTTTTCCGATATTGGTTGCAAGAAGCACTCTTAAAAGTTGTTCCTTTTGACTGTTCTCTATGAGAGCGTGCGACAATGCCACTGCAGAGAACCAATTTGATACAGAATCTGTAGAAAATAATCCGCCGCACAACAACTGTCCTAACAACAAACATACATAAAATTGTGTTATTCTGTAATTCAATCGGGAAAGTTCGTCTAGAAACAGAGttcctttatattttaaataaaatttacaaacctGTTGTTAGAGACGGAGCCTCGTTGCCTTGTGGCAACAAAGTCTGGATTAATTGCATCTGCCCCACTTCGTTCTTGTACAGAAAGCATTGGAAGCAATATAATACTGAACATCGTAAAACAAACGGTTGCTTTTCGTTTACCATAGACATCAGTAAAACGACAATAGCAGgtctataatatttttagatatttttttaattcttttaattattactctaAATAATATAGCACGTGTacgttacataaaataaatattaagatgaGTGTACCTTGGAGGAATACTCGGTGCCATAACACCTGCCAAAAATTCTTGATTACTAGTATTCCCTCTTATTACTTCCGCTACAGTGTTAATGGTCTCTGTTAATACATCTGCTGGCACTCCGCTAGCCATTAATATATCACACAACGCTTGCAATAATTCGCACGCTCTCATAATTCGTTGACAAGCTGCAACTGCCTTCAAGCAATTGTTCggttattgattaaaaataataacgaaaatattgcaaattttatatagtatttttaaattacctgAGCAGGAGCACTTGGAGCTACAAGTGCTCTTACAACTTGTACCATGCAGTGAACATTGGATACTTTTTGTGGACTCCACCCATTTCCAAGATTATTATCTTCCGTTTCATTAGGGATTTGAAACATTGGcgttaatttttgaatatagCTACCtataaatagtattaaaaattattataaaatcgtaaaaattgtaaaaattttcaacaagTATCTTaccttctttaaaaaaattttgattactGAAATTTCCCCTGAGAAGATTTAACATTAACAGAAGACAATCTTCCACAACAATACCACCATCTGCATTTCCTTCTTGTTCAATAACATCAAATATGCGGTCAAATGCATTTTCAAATGCCactattttttgtatattagcATTGCCTTTTGTTAATTGAATGAGCAATAATAAGAcctatgtaaaaaatataaataatacattgtaagtaaattaattattattattccaaAAGTATTTGctcaatataaataaatttagcatACATCATTGCGTATGACTTCTCTGCTGTCAGACAACAAGTCCATCAGTTTAGACACACCCATAGGACTGACTAAGATTATTTCCTGAATATCTTTAGACCTGTTTGCTAGTAAATTCATCAGTAATTTTAATGCTGGCCATCTGACACGAAAGTCAAATTCTTCAAGAAATGTCAATACTAAACCAACACTGtctgaattttttataaaaatttctgtaaACTGTTCTCCAATCTGGTTCTTAGATCCATGATTATCCACTAAAATAACAAGGCAACAATAATAACATAAGGCAGTTagataataaatcaattatatcAATGCAGCCTTACATTCTTCATCAAATGCTTCAGGATTTGTTATGTTACACAAAGTATCCAAAGCCAAGCCAATTATTTCACAATCTGTTCTGTCCATTTCCAGCACCTGTCTGAGTGCGTCCATTCCCTGGGCGCCCACTTCCACACGGTACGTGCGAGAAAATGCTTTAAGTGCACGACAGGCATCTCTTCTGTCATCCAGCAAAGTAGAAGACTGTAGCCTATCTACTAATCTCTCCACCTAAATCATAGTACacaaacgttaaaaaaataatttaaagtatccGTAATAATGCTCATCGGTTAGCAaggtttttaaaataattagcaataaaatttcattataatgATCAATCCCAGAACAGAAAAGTAACCTTTATTGCACCAGAAAACATAAGGACTTGTCAGTTTTGCTTACTGTATCGGCGCCTGTTGGCTGTGTCCCAGCGGGTGCGGTTCCCAAGACGGATTTTAGACTGCTTTTAAAGTATTCCATGTCTTCCTCTCAAAAAACTCCGCCGCCTGCCAATGTAAACTTACACGTTACACGTCGACATTTAAAATCATAATACCCAGCCACACAATGACAGGCTATTACACACATATAAAATTCGTAGGAACGGTGCAGCCACGTGCACTGGTGCAGATGGATTCATTATGGTGAATCATGGATCTATGaaacgctgtgattggtcgacgcgtagtttccctagcgcgccgaccaatcacagcgcttcatcgatcgcctgattgTGAGTTGGTAACAGACTATGTGACTCGTGTTAATGCGTACTACTAGAGGTcacggcgagcacgcggtccgagttcgaaacgaaaatgtcgaggcatccgtgcgtcgtagcccaTTTCTCGTGTCGAATTTGAGAATTTCTCGTGTCGGGAgtatcgtggactatctcgcgaatgtccagtgcgcggaaggactcgacacgtgctacctgagaggaggagcaggcccaggaagggtatcctgcgccagcggagcaaccccagggtaagtatcaatttttcttcgaaattaaatggttcattatattttcattattttatttaattagatgtGACAtctacgaaataattttttaatttttctgttacaggtCAAGAGGAACTCCGCTGCTGTGCAGTGTTCAATTAGAATTAAAGTACCGAACGCCGATTACAGTGaaaatacgaaccgcagccggttcgtcggtcgtttcgggagtgccgctagttatCGGACGTTTCTTTTTGCGATTATCTTATTACGGGAGTGCGTTCGCGGGtgtctagtgcgcggaaggatgactcgtcacgtcccatctgagaggaggaacAGGCCCGggaggcatcatgcatcggcggagcaacttataggtaaatataaattttttctcgttcagaaaatcttaaaaaaaaaaaattaaagccttatctttacattaatttaaatagcaacatgtctacattaatatgttttattttatgttacagccaccggcagaattctccaactccgctgtatgcagattggtaagtcagtaacttgtttttcttttcaggattttctttttacagcagtgccgaaaaaaaacgcgcgatagtattatttaattttcgcgagtaaaatcacggtcgggttattcgcgagtgacttgtgcgcggaagaatggctcgacacgtcccatctaaGAGAAGGAAGCAGGCTCGGGACGAGCATCCTACATCGGCGGAACATCTTTTAGGTGagcatgaattttattaaataaaatctttattgaaaaaaacttttaccttttttttctgcaaaaaaaaaaccaacaacattattttcatatacaCTTCACTCTTTATTTTCCTTTGACTATAACTTGAACTCTTTATACACTCTCATAGCCTAAGTAcgtgtaaatataattaacagaAATTAACATATCGTAAAACTCAGTGTATCCCTATTCGTTTATAGATTTCGCTATTGTAATTTATGGAATGTTTACGCATTTGTCTATTCTCGCGATTACAATTCTTTGATGTTCACAGGCAGGAATggcgatttttattaagtcTTACTGTCGCGCATCgcttttcaattaaaagataCGAGTTCTCGCACGATACgcataaaacaatatattgcACGCATAAAATTGTAAGAGTAATTTCACACACGAAAAGCCGATATCGATTGAAATGCGGTTACTTTCCATAAACGgcattacttaattattatccCAGAATCTCAGAGCTATAATATATGTGATTCGACACGTAATATAAATCCTCTTTTAACGTGTGAATTAGCTTTTGATATGTTTGacaataatataaatcatgTCACCGacgaaaaatatacaattgaCCACAATTTTTCTTAGTACGCTTTCtgaagattaatataaaacttcaATTTGCATAGCAGagaattaagaattattatttaatgcacACACATGATCGTAAAAAGAACACATATAAATCTTGGTCAATCGGTCTTAGTTTTCCatgttaaaaacaaatttttactCTTGGAAAATCAGTagtataaattaagaaaatgtgTGTAACACGCGAAacgttaaaagaattaaaaagaataagataattattaatatttacatataaatttcgACTTTGCATGTTGAATTTCTTAacaatatatgtacatataaatttgaaaatttactttaagaGCAAACGTGTGTCTCAAAAAGCTAATTCATTCGAGTGCTATAcacacaaatataaataatgtaaggcaataaatatatattagagacataaaatttttcgGTAATTCGCAAAGTACAAATAATTCGCAATTTGCACTATCGGTATATTAAGATATATcacacaaattaattaataaagatttcgGAAACACACTCCTGCATGACCTTATACAGATTTACATTAGTGGAAGTCAGAAAACCGTTCTATTGCTACAAGTCATCCAATTTTCAGTTGTTAAGTTCATACAGGAATTCACTCTCGCTTTACAACGCTATGTAGTAATTAtgcacaaattaaaaaatttcttcgaCAATCAGTAATGCCCACGTGAATATCATTACAACTCTTTGCTTTATCCATAAACACTGGGGCATACAACGATACAAGTAACTTAATGGATGAGGCATTTAAAAGAGTTCTTCAAGTTGTCAATTTCCTTAAACGGAATACATGTTTCATCGTATCAATGTACGGATTTAATGTACACAATATTGATATATGTACATAGTTCAAGGAACTTTTTTACGCAATGTACAAGTGATGTATAGattcataaaatattccaTGTACATCAATTccaatatgtatatatatatgtatatatacacacacatgtatgtatatatatatacgttctGTAGACTTGTGATgcatataacattttaaaattttaggcACATCGAGCACACAACAATGATATACGTACACAAAAAGCCTTAGTTATAAGAGCATGGTAacttttgtacatatatattttccaatataattattaatatacaaactAAACGCAGCAGCAATTTTATGATTTAGCTAAATCATAACGCAGTAAAACTTGTATATATTATCGTATACATATTGATgtaatatctatatatatatcattgagtaattaacattttataaaatatttattctatttctttaaatctaaaaatatttatagatttgATTACTGCAAATGTagtaacattaatatatatttcaatatatttgaTGTTTGTACTACAAAGACATTTGAAAACTGATTCCTTTTAAAACTGATAGTGTGAGTTTcgtataacaaataataacaatgtctattgaaaattaataataaagattattcataactatattatatattaatcaaaGTTATTTCATAACgattctttatattaaattttcgattttaatattttataattattatatctctATAAGACGCTTTTTATATActttcattgttttttttttttgttttattcaattatataacttttatcATACGAATCTTCGTATCAATACGTTCACAGATTCacaaaaaatttgcaatttcttgTCGCCATTCAcgctttgtaatataattttttgtatattttattttgtatatgaGTTGAACAGTATAATTATTGTATCTGTAGTGATGTGTTTTTTCATCAGTGCAATAAAACAACCAAAGTGACATTAAGTTATTGTACTGATcatgtagaaaattattaacttctATTTCAAGTAATATCAGGCAGTACGACAACACTTTTGGTCTTCAATATGTAGTACACAATGCGTTTATGGCGATAATATGCATCTTGTTCTATTGCAACAATAAACTTTATCATATTTTGTAcgttttctgtaaaaaattctGATTTCTTAAATCAGATTAGCGACttctaaaacattttatcttaatctctcaatatatttaaaaattattttattttgacaattATGCTCCGATAACTAAGGCAAAATTATGTACACATGTATAAACATGCTCCGTAGATTAAGAATCTACAAATATATAGatttacttatatatatatatgtatagatctttatatatagatttttttttaatataatatatataacacgATACAACGAATACTGTTAGGTGTATTTTAAGGCACTCGTGcgaataaaatctaaaaacatttgaaacaaataaagaaaaacaaagtCTAACTTTAATAACAATTCATAAACGTACACACCTAACTATTATATTTAGTTAAATTGGTCCAGAACCAGAATTAATGAAAACACTTTCACTCAGTGTTAAACCCCATacgataaattagaaaatagtTAAACAATCGCCGAATTAATC from Cardiocondyla obscurior isolate alpha-2009 linkage group LG04, Cobs3.1, whole genome shotgun sequence encodes:
- the P115 gene encoding general vesicular transport factor p115 gives rise to the protein MEYFKSSLKSVLGTAPAGTQPTGADTVERLVDRLQSSTLLDDRRDACRALKAFSRTYRVEVGAQGMDALRQVLEMDRTDCEIIGLALDTLCNITNPEAFDEELDNHGSKNQIGEQFTEIFIKNSDSVGLVLTFLEEFDFRVRWPALKLLMNLLANRSKDIQEIILVSPMGVSKLMDLLSDSREVIRNDVLLLLIQLTKGNANIQKIVAFENAFDRIFDVIEQEGNADGGIVVEDCLLLMLNLLRGNFSNQNFFKEGSYIQKLTPMFQIPNETEDNNLGNGWSPQKVSNVHCMVQVVRALVAPSAPAQAVAACQRIMRACELLQALCDILMASGVPADVLTETINTVAEVIRGNTSNQEFLAGVMAPSIPPRPAIVVLLMSMVNEKQPFVLRCSVLYCFQCFLYKNEVGQMQLIQTLLPQGNEAPSLTTGQLLCGGLFSTDSVSNWFSAVALSHALIENSQKEQLLRVLLATNIGKPPVTLMQQCVMLLQQGNKTQCKLGLLILLCRWISYCPLAVKSFLAIESSVAYLMALLSSQENNDDLQEILLQSMCALLIGICVHFNDNSVPTYTKEKMCNLIENRIGFEKFQDAIGGIARHEIYSRTLKHPQSSAKNPSELLLDYEFCRLLKSLEGVIIKSVIDVNNEHQNKNQLSVMNLPDNILVTQYKDLIRDQDTQIQKLNQANNCLTKEKQDLEAQIEDLRSTVSHLRDQNLVLRAAQANIGDGKETITSSNNLDLEKELQTYKIMVADLENRLAEYTYIVQQHNEKNKENRESELEYQLKLKTDELEKLKKDQEDLLELMTDQDNKITLYRERLIELGDKVESDESSGELDTDDQPESSN